Proteins from a genomic interval of Euleptes europaea isolate rEulEur1 chromosome 18, rEulEur1.hap1, whole genome shotgun sequence:
- the TMEM101 gene encoding transmembrane protein 101 — MAAGGGGGGRRGALRLLMRAGSVLLTRFPFWHCFSGLLLNAERAEHRRKPDIPVPYLYFDMGAAVLCASFMSFGVKRRWFALGAALQLAVSTYAAYLGAYAHYGDWVKVRMYSRTIAIIGGFLVLASGAGEIYRQKPRNRSLQSTGQVFIGIYLICVAYSLQHSKEDRLAYLSGIPGGEIALQLLFVLYGILALSFLSGYYITLAAQILSVILPLVVLFIDGNLGYWHDSRRVEFWNQMKLIGQNVGIFGASVILATDG; from the exons AtggcggcgggcggcggcggtggcgggcgGCGCGGGGCGCTGCGGCTGCTGATGCGGGCCGGGTCGGTGCTGCTCACGCGCTTCCCGTTCTGGCACTGCTTCAGCGGCCTCCTCCTCAACGCCGAGCGCGCCGAGCACCGCAG GAAACCAGACATCCCGGTCCCATATCTCTACTTTGACATGGGAGCCGCTGTCCTGTGTGCCAGCTTCATGTCCTTTGGGGTGAAGCGCAGGTGGTTTGCCCTGGGGGCTGCCCTACAGCTGGCTGTCAGTACGTACGCAGCGTATCTTGGGGCCTATGCGCATTATGGAGATTGGGTGAAG GTTAGGATGTATTCGCGGACGATAGCCATTATCGGCGGCTTCTTGGTCTTGGCGAGCGGAGCCGGAGAGATCTACCGCCAGAAACCCCGGAACAGGTCGCTGCAGTCCACGGGGCAGGTTTTCATTGGCATCTACCTCATTTGTGTG GCCTACTCCCTTCAGCACAGCAAGGAAGACCGCCTGGCCTACCTCAGCGGCATCCCTGGCGGGGAAATCGCCTTACAGCTTCTCTTTGTCCTCTACGGCATCCTGGCCCTCTCCTTCCTCTCCGGTTATTACATCACTCTGGCTGCCCAGATCCTGTCAGTCATCCTTCCGCTGGTAGTCCTCTTCATCGACGGCAACTTGGGCTATTGGCACGACTCCCGACGAGTTGAGTTCTGGAACCAGATGAAGCTGATTGGGCAGAACGTTGGCATTTTTGGGGCTTCCGTAATTTTGGCCACTGATGGCTGA